The following coding sequences lie in one Bifidobacterium sp. ESL0690 genomic window:
- the rpoB gene encoding DNA-directed RNA polymerase subunit beta, whose amino-acid sequence MAENKLKTNTTQVIARADEHDIKLHKASDRVNFGSIREPIDVPYLLGVQTDSFDWLIGNARWKKKAEADIKAGTNNVAHTSGLEEVFNEISPIENFAQTMSLTFSDPYFEEPRHTVQECKEKDYTYSAPLYVNAEFENGDTGEIKSQTVFMGDFPLQTPHGTFIIGGTERVIVSQLVRSPGVYFDRTPDRTSDKEVFGAKIIPSRGAWLEFEIDKRDVLGVRVDRKRKQSAIVFLMAIGMTKDEIAKSFKDYPLVLDALEKETINTQDEALTDLYRKIRPADTATPEAGKNLLESFYFNNHRYDLARVGRYKINRKLGLEADPTDRSLSREDIIATIKYLVALHAGDKTFPGKRDGKDVDLRVETDDIDHFGNRRIRQVGELIQNQLRTGLSRMERVVRERMTTQDAEAITPQSLINIRPVNATIKEFFGTSQLSQFMDQNNPLSGVTNKRRLSALGPGGLSRDRASMEVRDVHPSHFGRMCPIESPEGPNIGLIGSLATFGRVNPFGFIETPYRKVVDGHVTNEIEYMTADRDAEHVIAQANQKLDENGNFVEKTALVRAGEDEAVDVPVSEVDYMDVSPRQMVSVGASLIPFLEHDEGHRALMGTNMQRQAVPLVKSERPLVGTGAEWRTAYDSGDTILSEKDGVVTYVSADIIRVTNDDGTQSSYKLAKFQRSNQTTNYNQVPLVKDGERVERGSVLADGSATDKGDLALGKNVLVAFMPWNGYNYEDAVIISQRLVKDDTYSSIHIEEYEIDARDTKLGAEEITRDLPNVGEEAVANLDERGIIRIGAEVEAGDILVGKVTPKGETELTPEERLLRAIFGEKSREVRDTSLRVPHGETGTVISIKEITRDEAEEDGDELPNGVNSMIRVYIAQHRKITVGDKMSGRHGNKGCISRILPEEDMPFLPDGTPIDIMLNPLGVPSRMNLGQVLELHLGWIAHAGWDIKLDPDLEAEWKKYVPQGAEHGDPGTPVATPVFDGVRPDVIQGLLRSTLPDRDGNKLVGEDGKATLFDGRTGEPFPKPISVGYMYMLKLHHLVDDKIHARSTGPYSMITQQPLGGKAQFGGQRFGEMEVWALEAYGAAYTLHEMMTTKSDDVDGRVRAYGAIVKGENLPPAGIPESFKVLLKEMQSLSLNVEVLNADGVAIDLNDAEDDPVGNSNDLGFNIGARPDASAKDDQAAPQPEYR is encoded by the coding sequence TTGGCTGAAAATAAGCTCAAGACGAACACCACACAAGTCATCGCACGCGCCGATGAGCACGACATCAAGTTGCACAAGGCGTCGGACCGTGTGAATTTCGGTTCCATCAGGGAACCCATCGATGTGCCCTATCTTCTGGGGGTGCAGACCGATAGCTTCGATTGGCTCATCGGCAACGCACGTTGGAAGAAGAAGGCCGAAGCCGACATCAAGGCCGGCACCAACAACGTGGCCCATACCTCGGGCCTCGAAGAAGTCTTCAACGAGATTTCCCCGATCGAGAACTTCGCGCAGACCATGAGCCTGACATTCTCCGACCCGTACTTCGAGGAGCCGCGTCACACGGTCCAGGAGTGCAAGGAGAAGGATTACACTTATTCCGCACCTCTGTATGTCAACGCGGAATTCGAGAACGGCGACACCGGCGAGATCAAGAGCCAGACCGTCTTCATGGGCGATTTCCCGCTGCAGACCCCGCACGGCACCTTCATCATCGGCGGCACCGAGCGCGTCATCGTCTCGCAGCTCGTGCGTTCCCCAGGTGTCTACTTCGACCGTACGCCGGATCGCACCAGCGACAAGGAAGTCTTCGGCGCGAAGATCATCCCGTCGCGCGGCGCATGGCTCGAGTTCGAGATCGACAAGCGTGACGTTTTGGGCGTCCGCGTCGACCGCAAGCGCAAGCAGTCCGCCATCGTCTTCCTCATGGCCATCGGCATGACCAAGGACGAGATCGCGAAGTCCTTCAAGGATTATCCGCTCGTGCTCGATGCTCTCGAGAAGGAGACCATCAACACGCAGGACGAGGCCCTGACCGACCTCTACCGCAAGATCCGCCCGGCCGACACCGCCACTCCGGAAGCCGGCAAGAACCTGCTGGAGTCCTTCTACTTCAACAACCACCGTTATGACCTCGCACGCGTCGGCCGTTACAAGATCAACCGCAAGCTCGGCCTTGAAGCCGACCCGACCGATCGCAGCCTCTCTCGCGAAGACATCATCGCCACCATCAAGTACCTCGTGGCGCTACATGCCGGCGACAAGACCTTCCCCGGCAAGCGCGACGGCAAGGATGTCGACCTTCGCGTCGAAACCGACGATATCGACCACTTCGGCAACCGTCGTATCCGCCAGGTCGGCGAGCTCATCCAGAACCAGCTGCGCACCGGCCTGAGCCGTATGGAGCGCGTGGTTCGCGAGCGTATGACCACCCAGGACGCCGAGGCCATCACCCCGCAGTCCCTGATCAATATCCGTCCGGTCAATGCGACGATCAAGGAGTTCTTCGGAACCTCCCAGCTCTCGCAGTTCATGGATCAGAACAACCCGCTTTCCGGCGTGACCAACAAGCGTCGTCTCTCCGCGCTGGGCCCCGGCGGCCTTTCGCGCGACCGCGCCTCCATGGAGGTCCGCGACGTCCACCCGTCCCACTTCGGACGTATGTGCCCGATCGAATCCCCTGAAGGCCCGAACATCGGCCTCATCGGCTCGCTCGCGACCTTCGGCCGCGTCAACCCGTTCGGCTTCATCGAGACCCCGTACCGCAAGGTCGTCGACGGTCACGTCACCAACGAGATTGAATACATGACCGCTGACCGCGATGCCGAGCATGTTATCGCCCAGGCCAACCAGAAGCTGGACGAGAACGGCAACTTCGTCGAGAAGACTGCACTTGTGCGTGCAGGCGAGGACGAGGCAGTCGATGTGCCGGTCTCCGAGGTCGACTACATGGACGTTTCCCCGCGCCAGATGGTCTCCGTCGGCGCTTCGCTGATTCCGTTCCTTGAGCACGACGAGGGTCACCGAGCACTGATGGGCACCAACATGCAGCGTCAGGCCGTCCCGCTTGTCAAGTCCGAGCGCCCGCTGGTGGGCACCGGCGCCGAATGGCGTACCGCCTACGATTCCGGTGACACCATCCTGTCCGAGAAGGACGGCGTGGTCACCTACGTTTCCGCTGATATCATTCGCGTCACCAACGATGACGGAACCCAGTCGAGCTACAAGCTCGCCAAGTTCCAGCGTTCCAACCAGACCACCAATTACAACCAGGTCCCGCTGGTCAAGGACGGCGAGCGCGTCGAGCGCGGCAGCGTCCTGGCCGACGGTTCGGCCACCGATAAAGGCGACTTGGCTCTGGGTAAGAACGTGCTGGTCGCGTTCATGCCTTGGAACGGCTACAACTACGAGGACGCCGTCATCATTTCCCAGCGTCTGGTGAAAGACGACACCTATTCCTCGATCCACATCGAAGAGTACGAAATCGATGCCCGCGACACCAAGCTCGGCGCCGAGGAGATCACCCGCGACCTGCCGAACGTCGGCGAGGAAGCGGTGGCCAACCTCGACGAGCGCGGCATCATCCGCATCGGCGCCGAGGTCGAGGCCGGCGACATCCTGGTCGGCAAGGTCACGCCTAAGGGCGAGACCGAGCTCACCCCTGAGGAACGCCTGCTCCGTGCCATCTTCGGCGAGAAGAGCCGCGAGGTTCGCGACACCTCGCTGCGTGTGCCTCACGGCGAGACCGGCACGGTCATCTCCATCAAGGAAATCACCCGCGACGAGGCCGAGGAGGACGGCGATGAGCTGCCCAACGGCGTCAATTCGATGATTCGCGTCTACATCGCCCAGCACCGTAAGATCACGGTGGGCGACAAGATGTCCGGCCGTCACGGCAACAAGGGCTGCATCTCCCGCATCTTGCCGGAAGAGGACATGCCGTTCCTGCCCGATGGCACCCCAATCGACATCATGCTCAACCCTCTGGGTGTGCCTAGCCGTATGAACCTGGGCCAGGTGCTGGAACTGCACTTGGGCTGGATTGCTCACGCCGGCTGGGACATCAAGCTCGACCCGGATCTCGAGGCCGAATGGAAGAAGTACGTGCCGCAGGGCGCCGAACATGGCGACCCGGGCACCCCGGTGGCCACCCCGGTCTTCGACGGCGTGCGTCCCGACGTGATCCAGGGCCTGCTGCGCAGTACCCTTCCCGACCGCGACGGCAACAAGCTCGTGGGCGAAGACGGCAAGGCGACGTTGTTCGACGGTCGCACCGGCGAGCCTTTCCCGAAGCCGATTTCCGTGGGCTATATGTACATGCTCAAGCTGCACCACCTCGTGGACGACAAGATCCACGCGCGTTCCACCGGCCCGTACTCCATGATCACCCAGCAGCCGCTGGGCGGCAAGGCACAGTTCGGCGGCCAGCGCTTCGGCGAGATGGAGGTGTGGGCCCTCGAGGCCTACGGCGCCGCTTACACGCTGCACGAGATGATGACCACCAAGTCCGATGACGTCGACGGCCGCGTGCGCGCCTACGGTGCCATCGTCAAGGGCGAGAACCTGCCGCCGGCAGGCATCCCGGAGTCCTTCAAGGTGCTCTTGAAGGAAATGCAGTCCCTCTCGCTCAACGTCGAAGTGCTCAACGCAGACGGCGTGGCCATTGACCTGAACGACGCGGAGGATGACCCGGTGGGCAACTCCAACGATCTCGGCTTCAACATTGGCGCCCGCCCGGACGCCTCGGCCAAGGACGATCAGGCGGCACCTCAGCCGGAATACCGCTAG
- a CDS encoding DNA-directed RNA polymerase subunit beta' has product MLDVNAFDKLRIGLATTEDIHKWSYGEVKKPETINYRTLKPEKDGLFGEQIFGPTRDWECACGKYKRVRFKGIVCERCGVEVTKSRVRRERMGHIELAAPVTHIWFFKGVPSRLGYLLDIAPKDLEKVIYFAAYMVTSVDEAQRQQDLPDLQDEFDTEIAQLNKRRDNEIEERAKKLESDMAELEASGEAKGSAKSKIRNSAEREMAAIRQRYDDQAQRLAAVFDRFKTLKPGDMEGDVDLWQEMVDRYGDYFEGSMGAEAIQQRLRDFDLEGAAKQLREEIDTGSGQRKARALKRLKVVNAFLTTDNKPEAMVLNAIPVIPPDLRPMVQLDGGRFATSDLNDLYRRVINRNNRLKRLIELGAPEIMLNNEKRMLQEAVDSLFDNGRRGRPVTGASNRPLKSLSDMLKGKQGRFRQNLLGKRVDYSGRSVIVVGPSLRMHQCGLPKPMALELFKPFVIKKLVDQNYAQNMKSAKRLVDRQDSSVWDVLEDVISEHPVLLNRAPTLHRLGIQAFEPILVEGKAIHLPPLACAAFNADFDGDQMAVHLPLSVEAQAEARSLMMASDNILKPADGHTVTMPSQDMILGLYFLSTVVEGAKGQGRVLGSPEELRMAVDRHDVDTQAKVLVRLPKDFVLPKDWEPSELKVTDPEPGSPDVVKEERFKDGSVLFATSYGRLKFNETLPVDYPFINEQVAKGKLSTIVDDIATRYSTAQVAATLDALKDLGFTRAPWSGVTMSFSDIVEPPERLSIIHDYEGQADKVNDQYEMGLLTEEERRQELINLWTECTDKVADAMRDNFKDDNNVNIMVQSGARGNWMQIRQISGMRGLVANPKGEIISRPVKSNYREGLSVLEYFISQHGARKGLADTALRTAESGYLTRRLVDVAQEVIVREEDCGTKRGLPIKIADRDEDGNLVLVKDADGGPYSRLLADDVIDPKDGKTVLYKRGDALSMDALRDMVAHGVEEVKARSVLTCESKRGVCAKCYGWSLATNRLVDVGEAVGVVAAQSIGEPGTQLTLRSFHSGGVASASDITQGLPRVTELFEARTPKGEAPITEYPGTVKVEDSDHGRQVTLTPDDTTIEPITYPVTRRAPLLVKDGDHVDTGTQLIEGSVDPKKILRILGPRAAQVNIVEGVHDVYRSQGVDIHDKHLEVIVHQMLRRITVIDSGTTSLLPGELVDQSKFRDANMKAVKEGGKPAAGRPELLGITKASLATDSWLSAASFQETTRVLTEAALEQKSDELKGLKENVIIGKLIPAGTGLARYRNATVEPDKAIRDTIYPNFGLGGDSTGTDFGEGGMDDMDFSNIDFGDLKLGDDFNPDDFLNDQGGATELGGDTDFGSGAAPSTDANSDTGTDNSGSQA; this is encoded by the coding sequence GTGCTGGACGTCAACGCATTTGACAAACTGAGGATCGGACTCGCCACTACCGAGGACATCCACAAGTGGAGCTACGGCGAAGTCAAGAAGCCGGAAACCATCAACTATAGAACTTTGAAGCCCGAGAAAGACGGCCTGTTCGGAGAGCAGATCTTCGGACCGACCCGCGACTGGGAGTGCGCCTGCGGCAAATACAAGCGCGTCCGTTTCAAGGGCATCGTCTGCGAACGCTGCGGCGTGGAGGTTACCAAATCCCGCGTCCGCCGTGAGCGCATGGGCCACATCGAACTGGCCGCACCGGTAACGCACATCTGGTTCTTCAAGGGTGTGCCGAGCCGTTTGGGCTATCTGCTCGACATCGCGCCGAAGGACCTTGAGAAGGTCATCTACTTCGCGGCCTACATGGTCACGAGTGTCGATGAGGCGCAGCGCCAGCAGGATCTGCCGGATCTGCAGGACGAATTCGACACCGAGATCGCACAGCTCAACAAGCGCCGCGACAACGAGATCGAGGAACGCGCGAAGAAGCTCGAGAGCGATATGGCCGAGCTCGAGGCGAGCGGCGAGGCCAAGGGCAGCGCCAAGTCCAAGATTCGCAACTCCGCCGAGCGCGAGATGGCGGCCATCCGCCAGCGCTACGACGACCAGGCTCAGCGCCTTGCCGCCGTGTTCGACCGCTTCAAGACCCTGAAGCCGGGCGATATGGAAGGTGACGTGGATCTGTGGCAGGAAATGGTCGACCGCTACGGCGACTATTTCGAAGGCTCCATGGGTGCCGAGGCCATTCAGCAGCGTCTGCGTGACTTCGACCTTGAAGGTGCCGCCAAGCAGCTTCGCGAAGAAATCGACACCGGCTCCGGCCAGCGCAAGGCCCGCGCCCTGAAGCGCCTGAAGGTCGTCAACGCATTCCTCACCACGGACAACAAGCCCGAGGCGATGGTTTTGAACGCCATCCCGGTCATTCCTCCGGATCTGCGCCCGATGGTGCAGCTTGACGGCGGCCGTTTCGCCACTTCCGATCTGAACGACCTCTATCGTCGTGTGATCAACCGCAACAACCGTTTGAAGAGGCTCATCGAGCTCGGCGCCCCCGAGATCATGCTCAACAACGAGAAGCGCATGCTGCAGGAAGCCGTTGACTCCCTGTTCGACAACGGCCGTCGTGGCCGCCCCGTCACCGGTGCTTCGAACCGTCCGCTGAAGTCCCTGAGCGACATGCTCAAGGGCAAGCAGGGCCGTTTCCGTCAGAACCTTCTCGGCAAGCGCGTGGATTATTCCGGCCGTTCCGTGATCGTCGTCGGCCCGTCGCTTAGAATGCACCAGTGCGGTCTGCCGAAGCCGATGGCATTGGAGCTCTTCAAGCCCTTCGTCATCAAGAAGCTCGTGGACCAGAACTATGCGCAGAACATGAAGAGCGCGAAGCGTTTGGTCGACCGTCAGGATTCGTCCGTCTGGGACGTGCTCGAAGACGTCATCAGCGAGCATCCGGTGCTCCTGAACCGTGCGCCTACGCTGCACAGGCTTGGTATTCAGGCCTTCGAGCCGATTCTGGTCGAAGGCAAGGCCATTCACCTGCCGCCGCTCGCCTGCGCCGCGTTCAACGCGGACTTCGATGGCGACCAGATGGCAGTCCACCTGCCGCTGAGCGTCGAGGCACAGGCCGAGGCCCGCTCCTTGATGATGGCTTCCGACAACATCCTGAAGCCGGCTGACGGCCACACCGTCACCATGCCTTCTCAGGACATGATTCTGGGTCTTTACTTCCTTTCCACTGTGGTGGAAGGCGCCAAGGGCCAGGGTCGCGTGCTCGGCTCCCCTGAAGAGCTGCGCATGGCCGTCGACCGTCATGACGTCGATACCCAGGCCAAGGTGCTGGTGCGCCTGCCCAAGGATTTCGTGCTCCCCAAGGATTGGGAACCGAGCGAGCTCAAGGTCACCGACCCCGAGCCGGGCAGCCCGGACGTGGTCAAGGAAGAGCGTTTCAAGGACGGTTCCGTCCTCTTCGCCACTTCCTACGGCCGCTTGAAGTTCAACGAGACCCTGCCTGTCGACTACCCGTTCATCAACGAGCAGGTCGCCAAGGGCAAGCTCTCCACGATCGTCGACGACATCGCCACGCGTTATTCCACCGCACAGGTGGCTGCGACGCTGGACGCCCTGAAGGACCTCGGTTTCACCCGCGCTCCTTGGTCGGGCGTCACCATGTCCTTCTCCGACATCGTCGAACCGCCGGAACGTCTCTCCATCATCCACGACTACGAAGGCCAGGCCGACAAGGTCAACGACCAGTACGAGATGGGTCTGTTGACCGAAGAGGAACGCCGTCAGGAGCTCATCAACCTGTGGACCGAATGCACCGACAAGGTCGCGGACGCCATGCGCGATAACTTCAAGGACGACAACAACGTCAACATCATGGTGCAGTCCGGTGCCCGAGGCAACTGGATGCAGATTCGCCAGATTTCCGGTATGCGAGGCCTGGTGGCAAACCCGAAGGGCGAGATCATCTCCCGCCCGGTCAAGTCCAACTACCGCGAGGGCCTCTCCGTCCTGGAATACTTCATCTCCCAGCACGGCGCCCGTAAGGGTCTGGCCGATACCGCACTTCGTACCGCGGAATCCGGTTACCTCACCCGTCGTCTCGTGGACGTGGCCCAGGAGGTCATCGTTCGCGAAGAGGACTGCGGCACCAAGCGTGGCCTGCCGATCAAGATCGCCGACCGTGATGAGGACGGCAACCTCGTGCTCGTCAAGGATGCGGACGGCGGCCCTTACTCCCGTCTGCTCGCCGACGATGTCATCGACCCAAAGGACGGCAAGACCGTGCTGTACAAGCGCGGCGATGCCCTCTCTATGGATGCTTTGCGCGACATGGTCGCTCACGGCGTCGAAGAGGTCAAGGCACGCAGCGTACTGACCTGCGAGTCCAAGCGCGGCGTGTGCGCGAAGTGCTACGGCTGGTCGCTGGCCACCAATCGTCTGGTGGATGTCGGCGAGGCCGTCGGCGTTGTCGCGGCACAGTCCATCGGCGAGCCTGGTACGCAGCTGACGCTTCGTTCCTTCCACTCCGGCGGCGTCGCTTCCGCTTCCGATATCACCCAGGGTCTTCCCCGTGTCACCGAGCTCTTCGAGGCGCGTACGCCTAAGGGCGAGGCACCGATTACGGAGTACCCCGGCACCGTCAAGGTCGAGGATTCCGACCACGGCCGTCAGGTCACGCTGACCCCGGACGACACGACCATCGAGCCGATCACCTACCCGGTGACCCGCCGTGCGCCGCTGCTCGTCAAGGACGGCGACCACGTCGACACCGGCACCCAGCTGATCGAAGGCTCCGTCGACCCGAAGAAGATTCTTCGCATCTTGGGGCCCCGCGCGGCTCAGGTCAACATCGTCGAGGGCGTGCACGACGTGTATCGCTCCCAGGGCGTGGATATCCACGACAAGCACCTCGAGGTCATCGTCCACCAGATGCTTCGCCGCATCACGGTGATCGATTCCGGCACCACGAGCCTGCTGCCTGGCGAGCTGGTCGACCAGTCCAAGTTCCGCGACGCCAACATGAAGGCCGTCAAGGAAGGCGGCAAGCCTGCCGCCGGTCGTCCGGAGCTTCTGGGTATCACCAAGGCTTCGCTGGCCACCGATTCCTGGCTTTCCGCCGCTTCGTTCCAGGAGACCACCCGTGTGCTTACGGAGGCCGCTTTGGAGCAGAAGTCCGACGAGCTCAAGGGCTTGAAGGAGAACGTCATTATCGGCAAGCTCATTCCTGCCGGCACCGGCCTTGCGCGTTATCGCAACGCGACGGTCGAGCCCGACAAGGCCATCCGCGACACGATTTACCCGAACTTCGGTTTGGGTGGAGACTCGACCGGCACTGACTTCGGCGAGGGCGGCATGGACGATATGGACTTCTCCAATATCGACTTCGGCGACCTGAAGCTCGGCGACGACTTCAATCCCGATGACTTCCTCAACGATCAGGGTGGGGCCACGGAGCTCGGCGGCGATACTGATTTCGGCTCCGGCGCTGCTCCCAGCACCGATGCCAACTCGGACACCGGCACCGACAATTCCGGTTCCCAAGCCTAA
- a CDS encoding FHA domain-containing protein produces the protein MSTLPFPPPPELGWYDDDATVVSANQSAAVEPAQETGAAQTPQTLVDKAVAARKPAADKSWTSSTPQTNSEGDIEDWDGTVLSTAFMAEEPKKRYRLHNDATGQDIELTKSALLGRNVSATVPQGAMSIKLADPTRTVSRNHAAVSYDKDGTLWIEDYGSLNGTYIIEDDHEQQVKDSPVQLSAPTTLRIGDQFFKLTEDKS, from the coding sequence ATGAGCACTTTGCCTTTTCCGCCGCCACCCGAGCTTGGTTGGTATGACGATGACGCCACAGTTGTATCCGCAAACCAGAGCGCGGCCGTAGAGCCTGCGCAGGAAACGGGGGCGGCGCAGACCCCGCAGACGCTGGTTGACAAGGCCGTCGCGGCGCGCAAGCCCGCCGCCGACAAATCCTGGACTTCGTCCACTCCGCAGACCAATAGCGAGGGCGACATCGAGGATTGGGATGGAACGGTGCTTTCCACCGCTTTCATGGCCGAAGAACCCAAGAAACGTTACCGCCTGCACAACGATGCCACAGGTCAGGATATTGAGCTGACCAAGAGCGCTCTGCTGGGTCGCAACGTTTCGGCCACCGTGCCGCAAGGCGCGATGTCGATCAAGCTTGCCGACCCGACGCGCACGGTTTCGCGCAATCACGCCGCCGTCAGCTACGACAAGGACGGCACGTTGTGGATTGAGGATTACGGTTCGCTCAACGGCACGTATATCATCGAGGACGACCACGAGCAGCAGGTCAAAGACAGCCCGGTTCAGCTCTCGGCGCCCACGACGTTGCGTATCGGCGACCAGTTCTTCAAGCTCACTGAAGATAAGAGCTGA
- a CDS encoding serine/threonine-protein phosphatase: MSDHPHIRAAMGTDIGKRRRNNQDTGVNEPGVYMVCDGMGGGVGGERASALTAGHFKAIASEAVRSRQVIESALDASQHDVYELGKDLGGLAGTTATGIILPARPAKDGSEQAPLWYVVNVGDSRTYHFDLDEHGNAVASSISHITKDHSERQQAIDAGLMSPKMANATIPRNVITQCIGAPQGIRPDFYAVVPSGRFVVCSDGLYSEVDDAEIGTICQANPDPKRAVEALIRAALKAGGDDNITIVVVDVRPSISCDKLWHASKLDIGEELETIGDVTLDSLHT, encoded by the coding sequence ATGTCTGATCACCCACACATTCGTGCGGCCATGGGCACCGACATCGGCAAAAGACGACGCAACAACCAAGACACAGGGGTCAACGAGCCCGGAGTCTATATGGTCTGCGACGGCATGGGCGGCGGTGTCGGCGGCGAACGTGCGAGCGCGCTGACCGCGGGGCACTTCAAGGCCATCGCTAGTGAAGCCGTGCGATCCCGTCAAGTCATCGAATCCGCACTGGACGCTTCCCAACACGACGTCTACGAACTGGGCAAGGATCTCGGCGGCCTGGCAGGAACCACGGCCACCGGCATCATCCTTCCTGCCCGCCCCGCCAAGGACGGCAGCGAGCAGGCCCCGCTTTGGTATGTGGTCAATGTCGGCGATTCCCGCACCTACCATTTCGATCTCGATGAGCACGGCAACGCGGTCGCGTCCTCAATCAGTCATATCACCAAGGACCATTCCGAACGTCAGCAGGCCATTGACGCCGGGCTGATGTCGCCGAAAATGGCGAACGCGACCATCCCGCGCAACGTCATCACCCAGTGTATCGGCGCGCCACAAGGCATTCGGCCCGACTTTTACGCGGTGGTGCCCTCCGGTCGGTTCGTCGTATGTTCCGATGGCCTTTATTCCGAGGTCGACGACGCCGAAATCGGGACGATCTGCCAGGCGAACCCGGATCCAAAACGTGCCGTGGAAGCGCTGATCCGCGCGGCTCTCAAGGCCGGAGGCGACGACAACATCACCATCGTCGTCGTCGACGTGCGGCCGAGCATTTCCTGCGACAAGCTTTGGCACGCCAGCAAACTCGATATCGGAGAGGAGCTGGAGACCATCGGGGACGTCACCCTCGACAGTTTGCATACATAA